A genome region from Salvia splendens isolate huo1 chromosome 19, SspV2, whole genome shotgun sequence includes the following:
- the LOC121778891 gene encoding F-box protein CPR1-like: MERDFFGNLPSELTTNILSRLSIRPLSISKSVCKPWLNLIDSDDFRKSEIKTPPALALLTPNKDSKRCTIFEIEDGDDVDTEKSHDLHYIPLMDLEILHGNREYVEGITASGLLLLYSPSTKGISVYICNPITREYTELCCPEDYSPDHVFSFGFGVSKISGQYKVLGINTLRGSDSEHRVCTLGTGIWRRVEAGVASGFRFYGLNVVCNGNLHWIVSDWSYNISICGFDVETECFRIFSVPPGGNNLSVLRDCLCCSYTCDNEVVIWMMKEYQAEDSWTIEYKLSTIVSDFDWDLRCVDPIIHFKDGDFLMLLDEDRLIYYSNKTRTFQQVAMFKDAAAKDYVSALIFTPSLFSLKNFGFENVISF, translated from the coding sequence ATGGAGCGTGATTTCTTCGGAAATCTACCATCAGAACTCACCACCAACATCCTCTCACGCCTCTCCATCCGACCCCTTTCAATCAGCAAGTCTGTTTGCAAACCATGGCTCAATTTAATCGATTCCGACGATTTCCGCAAATCCGAAATCAAAACCCCACCCGCCCTAGCTCTCCTGACGCCTAATAAAGACTCAAAGCGGTGCACGATTTTCGAAATTGAAGACGGAGACGATGTGGATACGGAGAAGAGCCATGATCTTCACTACATTCCGCTCATGGATTTGGAGATCCTTCACGGAAATAGAGAATATGTGGAAGGTATCACTGCTAGTGGATTGCTTCTTCTGTACTCACCATCAACAAAGGGTATTTCTGTTTACATATGTAATCCGATAACTCGTGAATATACGGAGCTCTGTTGCCCCGAGGACTACAGCCCGGATCATGTGTTCAGTTTTGGATTTGGTGTGAGCAAAATAAGTGGGCAATATAAGGTGCTCGGTATCAATACGCTCCGTGGCTCCGACTCTGAACATCGCGTGTGCACCCTCGGAACAGGAATATGGAGGCGTGTTGAAGCCGGTGTTGCTTCTGGTTTCAGATTTTATGGTCTAAACGTTGTATGTAATGGCAACCTCCACTGGATAGTAAGTGATTGGAGCTATAACATATCGATTTGTGGTTTTGATGTTGAAACGGAATGTTTTAGAATCTTCTCTGTTCCTCCCGGGGGAAATAATTTGTCTGTTTTGAGGGACTGCCTCTGTTGTTCTTACACATGCGACAATGAAGTTGTCATCTGGATGATGAAGGAATACCAAGCCGAGGATTCTTGGACCATAGAGTACAAGTTGAGTACTATTGTTTCTGATTTTGATTGGGATTTGAGGTGTGTTGATCCAATTATACATTTCAAAGATGGTGACTTTTTGATGTTGCTGGATGAAGATCGTCTCATCTACTACTCCAACAAGACAAGAACTTTTCAACAAGTCGCTATGTTTAAGGATGCAGCTGCGAAAGATTACGTTAGTGCCCTGATTTTCACTCCTAGCCTTTTCTCGCTCAAGAATTTTGGATTTGAGAATGTGATCTCGTTTTAG
- the LOC121778890 gene encoding secreted RxLR effector protein 161-like, translating to MFDAKPASVPLAAHFVLNKEQCPQTKSDIDAMKKVPYAIAIGSVMYLMVSSRPGPVHWKALKWLLRYLKHTSKYGLCDSKCDEGVTLTGFVDSNYANDRDKRKSTTSYVFTVCKSCISWKSQLQHIVALSTTESEYIAITEAMTEAVWLKEVFSELKIGACPREKTSVILPAVVRLVGGLRQKALLDKWVSPSGLWRQPGGSQNASELLFFGAEGLPCRL from the exons ATGTTTGATGCAAAACCTGCTTCAGTGCCTTTGGCTGCCCATTTTGTGTTGAATAAAGAGCAGTGCCCTCAAACTAAATCTGATATTGATGCTATGAAGAAAGTTCCTTATGCAATTGCAATTGGTTCTGTGATGTATTTGATGGTGAGTAGTAGGCCTGGACCTGTGCATTGGAAAGCTTTGAAATGGCTTCTGAGATATTTGAAACATACTTCTAAGTATGGTCTGTGTGATTCTAAGTGTGATGAAGGTGTTACCCTAACTGGTTTTGTGGATTCTAACTATGCAAATGATAGGGATAAGAGGAAGTCAACAACCTCATATGTGTTTACTGTTTGCAAATCTTGTATTAGTTGGAAGTCTCAATTGCAGCATATAGTGGCCTTGTCCACTACTGAGTCAGAGTACATTGCTATCACAGAAGCAATGACAGAGGCAGTTTGGTTAAAGGAAGTTTTCTCTGAACTTAA GATAGGTGCATGTCCCAGGGAAAAGACCTCAGTCATCTTACCTGCAGTGGTAAGGCTGGTAGGTGGCTTGAGGCAGAAAGCCCTCCTAGACAAATGGGTTTCACCCTCTGGTCTCTGGAGGCAACCTGGTGGTTCCCAAAATGCCAGTGAGCTTTTGTTCTTTGGGGCTGAGGGGCTACCTTGTAGGCTGTGA
- the LOC121778889 gene encoding F-box protein CPR1-like: MERDFFGDLPSEIITNILSRLPIRSLVISKSVCKPWLNLIDSDDFHKSEIKTPPALVLLAEKTMDSTWCAIFEIEDEDEKSHDFLDIPLMNLKILHGNRASMGGITANGLLLLYPVSPTGMPVYICNLITREYTELCSPADYIPSHSLMFGFGVSKISGQYKVVCINEGTDSHYVYTLGKGTWRRVEADAASGFVFHDPSIECNGNLHWRVSDLCGDMRICGFDVETECFRIFSIPPMGDGYRDWYLCVLRDCLCYCYPHENEIVIWMMKEYQVEDSWKIEYKLSTTFTSDFDLDHLYVHLIKHFKDGDILMMLDEYDLIYYSNKTRTFQQVGMFRDGSAGLLSAMIFTPSLFSLKNFGFENVISF; encoded by the coding sequence ATGGAGCGCGATTTCTTCGGAGATCTACCGTCAGAAATCATCACCAACATCCTCTCACGTCTGCCCATCCGAAGCCTCGTAATCAGCAAGTCCGTTTGCAAACCATGGCTCAATCTAATCGATTCCGACGATTTCCACAAATCCGAAATCAAAACCCCTCCCGCCCTTGTCCTCTTGGCAGAGAAGACGATGGATTCAACTTGGTGCGCGATTTTCGaaattgaagacgaagacgagaAGAGCCATGATTTTCTCGACATTCCGCTCATGAATTTGAAAATCCTTCACGGAAACAGAGCATCAATGGGAGGTATCACTGCTAATGGATTGCTTCTTCTCTACCCAGTATCACCTACAGGTATGCCTGTTTACATATGCAATTTGATAACCCGTGAATATACGGAGCTCTGCTCCCCTGCGGACTACATCCCGAGTCATTCGTTGATGTTTGGATTCGGTGTGAGCAAAATAAGTGGGCAATATAAGGTCGTCTGCATCAATGAAGGCACCGACTCTCATTATGTATACACCCTCGGAAAAGGTACATGGAGGCGAGTTGAAGCCGACGCTGCTTCTGGTTTCGTATTTCATGATCCAAGCATTGAATGTAATGGAAACCTCCATTGGAGAGTATCTGATTTGTGTGGTGACATGCGGATTTGTGGTTTTGATGTTGAAACAGAATGTTTTAGAATCTTCTCCATTCCTCCCATGGGAGATGGATATCGAGATTGGTATTTGTGTGTTTTAAGGGACTGCCTCTGTTATTGTTATCCACACGAAAATGAAATTGTCATCTGGATGATGAAGGAATACCAAGTCGAGGATTCTTGGAAGATAGAGTACAAGTTGAGCACTACTTTTACTTCTGATTTTGATTTGGATCATCTGTATGTTCATCTGATTAAACATTTTAAAGATGGTGATATTTTGATGATGCTGGACGAATATGATCTCATCTACTACTCCAACAAGACAAGAACTTTTCAACAAGTCGGTATGTTTAGGGATGGATCTGCTGGTCTCCTTAGCGCCATGATTTTCACTCCTAGCCTTTTCTCACTCAAGAATTTCGGATTCGAGAATGTGATCTCGTTTTAG